One stretch of Pandoraea oxalativorans DNA includes these proteins:
- a CDS encoding M14 family metallopeptidase — MTTSPFSGSYRQARERFAAAARQAGVEVTSHVIPDIVGLEGETLATDVVRLGLPEARRLLILTSGTHGVEGFCGSAAQIALLGDEGLKARLAAADVAILVVHAINPYGFSWLSRTNEDNVDLNRNSIDFTQALPVNAAYADLHDLLVPPEWPPSDDNVRAIADYIATHGEAAYQRALTIGQYAFADGLFYGGREPVWSTRLMRTLIETHGQRCDAIGWIDFHTGLGPPGHGEKICVGGLDAAELARARAWWGADLASPIDGMTVASNVGGPLLDTLRNTAKHAQATAIAIEYGTVPLIDMLHMLRADSWLRRHPEATQAQASAIRASVQAAFCFDDGVWQGQILGQARVAILQAVTGLSRQGATG, encoded by the coding sequence ATGACCACGAGCCCGTTTTCCGGCAGCTATCGTCAGGCACGCGAGCGCTTCGCGGCAGCGGCCCGGCAGGCCGGTGTGGAGGTGACGAGCCACGTCATTCCCGACATCGTCGGTCTTGAGGGGGAGACGCTCGCGACGGACGTCGTGCGTCTCGGCTTACCCGAGGCGCGACGCCTGCTCATCCTCACCTCCGGCACGCACGGCGTAGAGGGATTCTGCGGCAGCGCGGCGCAGATCGCCCTGCTGGGCGACGAAGGACTGAAGGCGCGCCTCGCGGCGGCAGATGTCGCCATTCTCGTCGTGCACGCGATCAATCCGTATGGCTTCTCGTGGCTGTCTCGCACCAACGAGGATAACGTCGATCTGAATCGCAACAGCATCGACTTCACGCAGGCGCTGCCCGTCAACGCCGCTTACGCCGATTTGCACGATTTGCTCGTGCCGCCCGAGTGGCCGCCGTCGGACGATAACGTGCGAGCGATTGCTGACTACATCGCGACGCACGGCGAAGCGGCGTATCAGCGCGCGCTCACGATCGGACAGTACGCGTTCGCGGACGGACTGTTCTACGGGGGACGCGAACCCGTGTGGAGCACGCGGCTGATGCGCACGCTGATCGAAACGCATGGCCAGCGTTGCGACGCCATCGGATGGATCGACTTCCACACCGGCCTCGGTCCGCCGGGACATGGCGAGAAGATCTGCGTAGGTGGTCTCGACGCAGCGGAGTTGGCACGTGCCCGCGCGTGGTGGGGTGCCGACCTGGCAAGCCCCATCGACGGCATGACCGTGGCGTCGAACGTCGGTGGTCCGCTGCTCGACACGCTGCGCAACACGGCGAAGCACGCACAGGCGACCGCTATCGCCATCGAATACGGCACAGTGCCGCTCATCGACATGCTGCACATGCTGCGGGCGGATTCGTGGTTGCGGCGGCACCCTGAAGCGACGCAGGCACAAGCGTCGGCCATTCGCGCGTCGGTGCAAGCGGCGTTCTGCTTCGACGACGGCGTATGGCAGGGCCAAATTCTCGGACAGGCCCGCGTGGCCATCTTGCAGGCGGTGACGGGGTTGAGTCGTCAGGGCGCTACCGGTTAG
- a CDS encoding M20 aminoacylase family protein, with translation MSIIPEIAERSAELQAIRRDIHAHPELRYEEARTSDIVAKLLESWGIEVTRGLGKTGVVGVLRNGTGKKVIGLRADMDALPIQELNTFEHASQYAGKMHACGHDGHTAMLLGAAQHLAAHRNFDGTIVFIFQPAEEGGGGAKAMLEDGLFEKFPVDAVFALHNWPGLAAGSFGARVGATQASSNEFRIVVKGTGAHAAMPHDGIDPVLTAMQIGTGLQSIMTRNKRPIDAAVLSITQMQAGEAINVIPNTATLAGTVRTFSLEVLDLVETRMREFCESTAAAYGCTVEFWFIRNYPPTVNTAAETQFALGVMKEIVGRDHVVDPIDPTMGAEDFSFFLLERPGCYAYIGNGTGDHRAHGHGLGPCMLHNTSYDFNDDVLTLGSTYWVRLTEAFLAE, from the coding sequence ATGTCCATCATTCCGGAAATCGCCGAGCGATCGGCCGAACTGCAAGCTATCCGACGTGACATCCACGCCCACCCCGAACTCCGCTATGAAGAGGCGCGCACGTCGGATATCGTAGCGAAGCTGCTCGAATCGTGGGGGATCGAAGTCACGCGCGGGCTAGGCAAGACGGGCGTCGTCGGCGTGCTGCGCAACGGGACGGGCAAGAAGGTCATCGGCCTGCGCGCGGACATGGACGCGCTGCCGATTCAGGAACTCAACACGTTCGAGCATGCGTCGCAATACGCGGGCAAGATGCACGCCTGCGGTCACGACGGCCACACCGCCATGCTGCTCGGTGCCGCGCAACACCTGGCCGCACATCGCAATTTCGACGGCACCATCGTCTTCATCTTCCAACCGGCGGAAGAGGGTGGCGGCGGCGCGAAGGCGATGCTCGAGGACGGCCTGTTCGAGAAGTTTCCGGTCGATGCGGTGTTCGCTCTGCACAACTGGCCCGGACTCGCGGCGGGCAGCTTCGGCGCGCGTGTAGGCGCGACGCAGGCGTCGAGCAATGAATTCCGCATCGTCGTCAAAGGCACGGGCGCACACGCCGCCATGCCGCACGACGGCATCGATCCCGTCCTCACAGCCATGCAGATCGGCACCGGCCTGCAAAGCATCATGACGCGCAACAAGCGTCCCATCGACGCCGCCGTCCTCTCCATCACGCAGATGCAGGCAGGCGAGGCCATCAACGTCATTCCAAACACCGCGACGCTCGCAGGCACGGTGCGCACCTTCTCGCTCGAAGTGCTCGATCTGGTCGAGACGCGCATGCGCGAGTTCTGCGAATCGACGGCTGCCGCGTACGGTTGCACGGTCGAGTTCTGGTTTATCCGCAATTACCCGCCGACGGTCAACACCGCTGCCGAGACGCAGTTTGCGCTGGGTGTCATGAAGGAGATCGTGGGGCGCGATCACGTTGTCGATCCCATTGATCCGACCATGGGGGCCGAAGACTTCTCGTTCTTCCTGCTGGAGCGTCCGGGTTGCTACGCCTACATCGGCAACGGCACCGGCGACCATCGTGCGCATGGTCACGGTCTCGGTCCGTGCATGCTGCACAACACGAGCTACGATTTCAACGACGATGTCCTCACACTCGGCTCGACCTATTGGGTGCGCCTGACCGAAGCTTTCCTGGCGGAGTGA